The Hyphomicrobium sp. 99 genome contains the following window.
GGTTGCCGTCCGCAACCCCGACCCCGAAAAGGTCTCCGCCTACGAGTGCGGCTTCAGCGCCTTTGACGACGCCCGCATGAAATTCGACGTGCGGTTCTATCTCGTGTCGATCCTCTTCATCATCTTTGATCTTGAGATCGCGTTCCTGTTTCCGTGGGCTGCCGCCTTCAGAGAAATTGGCGTTTACGGTTTCTGGTCGATGATGATCTTTCTGGGCGTGCTGACCGTCGGCTTCATTTACGAATGGAAGAAGGGCGCGCTGGAATGGGATTGATCCTCAAAGACGAGCGTCCAAGCGGCCTTATCTTCGATCGCGTTTTTGAGCGGGCGCAGGAAGGCTCTCCTGGTGCGGTGTCACCCGCAGCCGATCCGTTCTTCACCGAAGTTTCAAACGAGCTTGCGGACAAGGGCTTTCTCGTCACGAGCGTCGACGACTTGATCAATTGGGCCCGCACGGGCTCACTGATGTGGATGACGTTCGGCCTCGCCTGCTGCGCTGTCGAGATGATGCAGGCGTCGATGCCGCGCTACGACGTCGAGCGATTCGGCTTTGCTCCGCGCGCCTCGCCCCGGCAGTCGGACGTCATGATCGTTGCCGGTACGTTGACCAACAAGATGGCCCCGGCGCTCCGCAAGGTCTACGACCAGATGCCGGAGCCGCGCTACGTCATCTCGATGGGAAGCTGCGCCAACGGCGGCGGCTACTATCATTATTCATATGCCGTCGTCCGCGGCTGTGATCGCATCGTGCCGGTCGATGTCTATGTGCCTGGCTGCCCACCGACGGCCGAGGCGCTCCTTTACGGAATTTTGTTGCTGCAGCGGAAGATACGCCGCACCGGCACAATCGAACGCTAATCAAAGCCGACTTTGGAGATCGTCACGCAATGACGGAGTTGATCGCGCTGCAGGAGACCGCTCAAGCGGCCGCGGGCGACGCCCTGCAACAGGCTATCATTGCCTATGATGAACTCACGATCACCGTTGCTCGTGACCACATCGTCGAAGTCTTGACCAAGCTTCGCGACGATCCGAAATGCCAGTTTGAAGTCCTGATCGACATCTGCGGCGTCGACTATCCCGAGCGCGCCGAGCGGTTTGACGTCGTCTATCATCTGCTGTCGGCGCGCCTCAATCAGCGGCTGCGAGTCAAGATATCGACGGACGAGACGACGCCCATCGCAAGCGTCAACGACGTTTATCCGGCCGCCAATTGGTACGAGCGGGAAGCCTACGACCTTTACGGTATCCGGTTCACGGGCCACCCCGATCTTCGCCGTATTCTCACCGATTACGGCTTCCAGGGGCATCCGCTCCGCAAGGATTTTCCGCTCACCGGTTACGTTGAAGTTCGCTACGACGACGAAAAGAAGCGCGTCGTCTACGAGCCGGTGAAGCTCACGCAGGAATTCCGCGATTTCGATTTCGAGAGTCCTTGGGAAGGCCCAAGCCACGTTCTCCCGGGCGACGAGAAAGCCGGCCCGAAATCGTGAATCACGCGACACGCCATCTGCAGCGCTATCTTCCCGGTGCTGTTGCCATCGTCCTCGAATTCCACACGTTCGGGCGGTCCTTTGCTTCCCATCGGACTGATCACGTTCGATAGTCGTTCGGCCGGGAGACCGGAGTGATTGGTGAGGCCAGGATCGGAATGCAATTCGAGGTCAGTGTCGCGCTAGCGGCAGCTCTCATGATCGGGGCTTTCATACTAGATTGGCCACGGGCCGTTGCCGGGCTCGTGCTCGGCGTGATCTGCCGTTACCTGCCCTATGGAACGCTCACGATTCCGGCCGGCGTCATCCTCGTCTCAGGCGCCGCGGAATTGCTTTATCCTTGGTTCGGCCGCACGACGGAGCCGCACTTCTGGGGCTTTTTCTTTGGGCTCTTTGCGGTCGCAGGAACTGCGTCGAGCCTCTATATTACTATACGCAACCTAAAAGACCGGCTGTAAGGACTGAGGACCGTGAAAGACACGCTTCACGCCGGAGCCAAGACGCAATTTTCGTTTCGCGTGCCCGCCACGAAAACGGTGCCGCATCTCTATCCCGAGGCGCACGAGTTCCAACTCATGCCAACCGTTTTCGCGACCGGCTTCATGGTCGGACTGATGGAATGGTCCTGCCTTAACATTATCGGGCCCCATCTCGACGAGGGAGAGGGCTCGCTCGGCATTCATATCAATGTTTCGCACCTCGCCGCGACTGTGCCGGGACAGACGGTGACGGTCGATGCCGAGTGCACGAAAGTCGCAGGCCGACAGCTATTCTTTCATGTGAAAGCGCATGACGGGATTGATTTAATCGGCGAGGGCGAGCATCAGCGTATGGTCGTGAACTGGCAGAAGTTCGAGCAACGAGTGAACGACAAGGCGAAGCTCGCCAGACTAGCACCGATTACCCGCGGGACCGTTTGAACATGGCCGAGACTGAGATCCGTAACTTCAACATCAATTTCGGGCCGCAGCACCCTGCGGCGCACGGCGTGCTTCGCCTCGTGCTCGAACTCGACGGCGAGGTTGTGGAGCGCGTCGATCCGCACATCGGTCTTCTCCATCGCGGCACCGAGAAGCTCATCGAGCACAAGACGTACATGCAGGCGATCGGCTATTTCGATCGTCTCGATTACGTCGCCCCGATGAATCAGGAGCACTCGTTCTGCCTTGCTGCAGAAAAGCTTTTGGGGCTCGAGGTCCC
Protein-coding sequences here:
- a CDS encoding NADH-quinone oxidoreductase subunit C: MTELIALQETAQAAAGDALQQAIIAYDELTITVARDHIVEVLTKLRDDPKCQFEVLIDICGVDYPERAERFDVVYHLLSARLNQRLRVKISTDETTPIASVNDVYPAANWYEREAYDLYGIRFTGHPDLRRILTDYGFQGHPLRKDFPLTGYVEVRYDDEKKRVVYEPVKLTQEFRDFDFESPWEGPSHVLPGDEKAGPKS
- a CDS encoding NADH-quinone oxidoreductase subunit B family protein → MGLILKDERPSGLIFDRVFERAQEGSPGAVSPAADPFFTEVSNELADKGFLVTSVDDLINWARTGSLMWMTFGLACCAVEMMQASMPRYDVERFGFAPRASPRQSDVMIVAGTLTNKMAPALRKVYDQMPEPRYVISMGSCANGGGYYHYSYAVVRGCDRIVPVDVYVPGCPPTAEALLYGILLLQRKIRRTGTIER
- a CDS encoding NADH-quinone oxidoreductase subunit A, which codes for MIDLTSQYLPIAIFIGVALFIGASLMVAPFLVAVRNPDPEKVSAYECGFSAFDDARMKFDVRFYLVSILFIIFDLEIAFLFPWAAAFREIGVYGFWSMMIFLGVLTVGFIYEWKKGALEWD
- a CDS encoding thioesterase family protein; this encodes MKDTLHAGAKTQFSFRVPATKTVPHLYPEAHEFQLMPTVFATGFMVGLMEWSCLNIIGPHLDEGEGSLGIHINVSHLAATVPGQTVTVDAECTKVAGRQLFFHVKAHDGIDLIGEGEHQRMVVNWQKFEQRVNDKAKLARLAPITRGTV